From a region of the Gemmatimonadota bacterium genome:
- the solA gene encoding N-methyl-L-tryptophan oxidase, whose amino-acid sequence MKTDYEYIVLGCGGIGSATAYWLSRRKSKDVLGIEQFEHGHHHGGSQDHSRIIRLTYYYPQYIRLAPASYTAWHTLEEESGVQMVFKTGSVQFSPVDHPYRYEIDKYTGAMDETGVPYDRVDADEIVKRFPQFHLKYEVDGIYQADTGLVDASRGNATHVAMARYRGATMLDNCEATRIRPTNTGVTIETKQGNFSCRKLIVTAGAWTDRLLASVNVNLSLTVTQEQVTYYATPNLPDFAIGKFPIFISHADESIYGFPIYGEVATKVGIDASGPAVTTDTRTYDPDAERERYQEAWLKENIPGFLGPKLYTKTCLYTMPKDRHFVIDTLPEHPQIIVCVGAGHAYKFSGILGKILSELAIDGHTDYPIEPFALQRDAITDPNFKPVFRM is encoded by the coding sequence ATGAAAACAGATTACGAATACATCGTCCTCGGTTGTGGAGGCATAGGCAGTGCAACAGCGTATTGGCTCTCGCGCCGAAAAAGCAAAGACGTTCTGGGCATAGAACAATTTGAACACGGTCATCACCACGGCGGCTCCCAGGATCACTCGCGCATCATCCGCCTGACCTATTACTACCCCCAATACATCCGCCTGGCACCTGCCTCGTACACCGCATGGCATACGCTCGAAGAGGAATCCGGCGTCCAGATGGTTTTCAAAACGGGCAGCGTCCAATTTTCACCCGTCGATCACCCCTACCGATATGAAATCGACAAATACACGGGCGCAATGGATGAAACAGGCGTTCCCTACGATCGCGTTGACGCCGATGAAATCGTGAAACGCTTTCCGCAATTCCATCTAAAATACGAAGTCGATGGCATCTACCAGGCCGATACCGGATTGGTAGATGCAAGTCGGGGAAATGCCACCCATGTAGCCATGGCGCGTTATCGCGGTGCCACCATGTTGGACAACTGTGAAGCCACGCGCATTCGCCCGACCAACACCGGCGTCACAATCGAAACTAAACAGGGCAACTTCTCATGCCGCAAACTCATCGTCACAGCAGGTGCCTGGACAGATCGCCTGCTCGCCAGCGTGAACGTGAATCTATCCCTCACCGTAACCCAGGAACAAGTCACATACTACGCCACGCCAAACCTGCCGGACTTTGCCATTGGGAAATTCCCCATATTCATCTCTCATGCCGACGAATCCATCTACGGATTCCCCATCTATGGCGAAGTCGCCACCAAAGTCGGCATTGACGCATCCGGTCCAGCAGTGACAACCGATACGCGCACCTATGACCCCGATGCCGAACGCGAACGTTACCAGGAAGCCTGGCTCAAAGAAAACATCCCCGGATTCCTCGGCCCAAAGCTCTATACCAAAACCTGTCTCTACACAATGCCCAAAGACCGCCATTTCGTAATTGATACACTCCCCGAGCATCCCCAGATCATCGTCTGTGTAGGCGCCGGGCACGCGTACAAATTCTCTGGTATCCTGGGCAAAATCCTCAGCGAACTCGCCATTGATGGACACACGGATTATCCAATAGAACCTTTCGCACTACAACGCGATGCCATCACCGATCCCAATTTTAAACCCGTCTTCCGAATGTGA
- a CDS encoding sulfotransferase family protein encodes MWSGPRNVSTALMYSFAQRSDTRVIDEPLYGHYLRVSAAKHPGANEVMAAMECNGETVIRDIILGPCDRPVLFMKQMAHHLVEISHDFFEHTHNVLLTRDPVDMLPSLVNQLKIPTLRDTGYKMQAQLLSEFHAIGQKYPVLDSRELLKNPRHVLTKLCDALNIPFDLVMLTWKAGPRPEDGIWAQHWYHNVHKSTGFQPYRPKTEPFPDRLRPLLEECQPYYDQLYAHAIKAE; translated from the coding sequence ATGTGGAGCGGTCCCCGCAATGTCTCAACCGCCCTCATGTACTCATTCGCACAGCGGTCAGACACCCGCGTAATTGACGAACCTCTCTACGGTCATTATTTACGGGTGTCTGCTGCCAAACACCCGGGCGCAAACGAAGTCATGGCCGCCATGGAATGCAATGGCGAAACCGTCATTCGCGATATCATCCTCGGTCCCTGTGATCGGCCCGTGCTCTTTATGAAACAGATGGCCCATCATCTCGTCGAAATAAGCCACGACTTTTTTGAACACACCCACAATGTCCTGCTCACGCGCGACCCCGTTGACATGCTCCCCTCGCTCGTCAACCAGCTCAAAATCCCCACCCTGCGCGACACGGGCTACAAAATGCAAGCCCAACTCCTGAGCGAGTTTCACGCCATAGGTCAAAAATACCCCGTGCTCGATTCTCGAGAACTCCTCAAAAATCCACGGCATGTCCTCACAAAACTCTGCGACGCCTTGAACATACCCTTTGATCTCGTAATGCTCACGTGGAAAGCCGGACCTCGTCCCGAAGACGGAATATGGGCGCAACACTGGTATCACAATGTCCACAAATCCACTGGCTTTCAACCCTATCGTCCCAAAACCGAACCCTTTCCCGATCGTTTGCGACCCCTCCTCGAAGAATGCCAACCCTATTACGACCAGCTTTATGCACATGCCATCAAAGCTGAGTAA
- a CDS encoding homocysteine S-methyltransferase family protein, with the protein MDKQIPKRGLLQRLDESGVICAEGYVFELERRGYLQAGAYVPEVVLEHPEAVAALHREFLRAGSDVIEALTYYAHREKLRLIGKEELLESLQKNALSIAHDIAREAAGEPPLVAGNICNTNIWHPNDKASDSVVRGMFEEQINWATEANVDFIIAETFSFFGEARIALKAITETGLPAVVTLTPHREDDLRDGIPLEVAAKQLEQDGATVVGINCARGPQTMMPAVMRIRQAVSCHVAALPVPYRTTPDHPTMQSLRDPRLPEDRPFPTALDPFTCNRYEMAEFAREAYSADIRYLGVCCGGAPHHVRAIAEALGRTPEASRYSPDMSRHYAFGTHKSLKKYNLDNAKNL; encoded by the coding sequence ATGGATAAACAAATTCCAAAACGCGGGCTGTTGCAGCGCCTGGACGAAAGCGGTGTAATATGCGCCGAAGGGTATGTCTTTGAACTCGAACGCAGGGGATATCTCCAGGCAGGAGCTTATGTACCCGAAGTCGTCTTAGAACACCCCGAAGCAGTCGCCGCTTTACACCGCGAATTTTTGCGGGCTGGCTCAGATGTTATCGAAGCCCTCACGTATTACGCCCACCGCGAAAAACTGCGTCTAATCGGCAAAGAAGAGTTGCTCGAATCCCTTCAAAAAAACGCCTTATCAATCGCCCACGACATAGCGCGCGAAGCCGCTGGAGAGCCACCTCTGGTCGCAGGCAATATTTGCAACACAAATATCTGGCATCCCAATGACAAAGCATCTGACTCAGTTGTTCGCGGCATGTTCGAAGAACAAATTAACTGGGCAACCGAGGCAAATGTCGATTTTATCATCGCCGAAACCTTCTCCTTTTTTGGCGAAGCGCGAATCGCCCTCAAAGCCATCACAGAAACTGGCCTACCAGCCGTCGTCACCCTCACCCCGCACAGAGAAGACGACCTCAGAGACGGGATTCCCCTCGAAGTCGCTGCCAAACAATTAGAGCAAGACGGCGCGACTGTCGTCGGTATTAACTGCGCGCGAGGTCCTCAGACCATGATGCCCGCAGTTATGCGCATTCGGCAAGCTGTATCGTGCCATGTTGCGGCATTGCCCGTCCCCTACCGCACCACCCCTGATCATCCCACCATGCAGTCCCTCCGCGACCCGCGCTTGCCCGAAGACCGCCCCTTTCCCACTGCGCTTGATCCCTTTACCTGCAATCGGTATGAAATGGCAGAATTTGCCAGAGAGGCATACAGCGCGGATATCCGCTACCTCGGCGTCTGCTGCGGCGGCGCACCTCATCATGTTCGCGCCATTGCAGAAGCACTCGGACGCACGCCAGAAGCCAGTCGCTATTCGCCAGACATGTCCAGGCACTATGCCTTCGGCACCCACAAAAGCCTGAAAAAATACAATCTGGACAACGCAAAAAATCTCTAA